In Maridesulfovibrio sp., a single genomic region encodes these proteins:
- a CDS encoding farnesyl diphosphate synthase — MTVKEKLAVHAAEVEKFLGECLDDRGIPEGLLASMKYSLLAGGKRLRPVLVLVWSGMLGAKKEAVMPFAASLEMIHTYSLIHDDLPAMDDDDLRRGRPSNHKQFDEATAILAGDGLLTEAFGFMADADAPAADVLEAIALMAKSAGSGGMVGGQAVDMSYTGRDGVTLEELRVMHSMKTGALILASCKAGAILARGTGATADDVRRAEEYGRLIGVAFQIVDDVLDIVGDEASLGKPVGSDLESGKSTYPSLIGLEESKELARKYVEQAVELLSPYSGEEADFLRELARYIVERVY; from the coding sequence ATGACAGTTAAAGAGAAACTCGCGGTGCATGCTGCTGAGGTCGAAAAATTTCTTGGTGAATGCCTTGATGACCGAGGGATTCCCGAAGGTCTGCTTGCTTCCATGAAATACAGCCTGCTTGCCGGGGGCAAACGTCTGCGCCCGGTTCTCGTGCTGGTCTGGTCCGGCATGCTCGGAGCAAAGAAAGAAGCGGTGATGCCTTTTGCGGCTAGCCTGGAGATGATCCATACCTATTCGCTTATTCATGATGATCTTCCTGCCATGGACGATGACGATCTGCGCCGGGGAAGGCCCTCCAACCACAAGCAGTTTGATGAAGCAACGGCAATCCTCGCCGGGGACGGTTTGCTTACCGAAGCTTTCGGTTTCATGGCCGATGCCGACGCTCCTGCAGCCGATGTGCTTGAAGCGATTGCTCTTATGGCCAAGTCCGCCGGTTCCGGCGGCATGGTCGGCGGGCAGGCTGTGGACATGAGCTATACGGGCCGCGATGGGGTGACCCTCGAAGAACTGCGGGTCATGCACTCCATGAAGACCGGCGCGCTGATACTTGCGTCATGCAAGGCAGGCGCGATACTGGCCCGCGGGACCGGGGCGACTGCCGATGATGTGCGGCGGGCGGAAGAGTACGGACGTCTGATCGGGGTGGCTTTCCAGATTGTGGACGATGTGCTCGACATAGTCGGGGATGAAGCTTCGCTGGGTAAACCTGTGGGCAGCGACCTGGAATCCGGAAAATCCACCTACCCCAGCCTTATCGGTCTTGAAGAGAGCAAGGAACTGGCCCGGAAGTACGTGGAGCAGGCTGTCGAACTGCTTTCCCCGTATTCCGGTGAAGAGGCCGACTTTCTGCGCGAACTTGCCAGGTATATAGTTGAGAGAGTTTATTGA
- the xseB gene encoding exodeoxyribonuclease VII small subunit, with amino-acid sequence MKDEISFEDRLERLKEIVAALEKGDLPLEEGVALFKEGRALSAECAGQLAKARNEVMIVNDGLIEEFEIRDDNKDTADDS; translated from the coding sequence ATGAAGGACGAAATCAGTTTTGAAGATCGGCTCGAAAGGCTGAAGGAAATTGTTGCAGCCCTTGAAAAAGGCGACCTGCCTCTTGAGGAGGGAGTCGCGCTGTTCAAGGAGGGCCGTGCTTTGTCGGCCGAGTGTGCGGGGCAATTGGCAAAGGCCCGCAACGAGGTTATGATTGTGAATGACGGCCTGATCGAAGAATTCGAAATCAGAGATGATAATAAGGATACGGCGGATGACAGTTAA